One genomic segment of Candidatus Ozemobacteraceae bacterium includes these proteins:
- the fliR gene encoding flagellar biosynthetic protein FliR, whose protein sequence is MTEADFLSYVGLFLIGMVRFSGFFLNVPVFGESVIPMRVKAGLSALCSALLLPHLHATQVLPQLSVPGYGLMIIRELALGFTIGFVVLMSVECFKFAGELIGMQIGFSFVQVTDPESSKSVSIVSEFLQIFMALLFLILGGHLLLLGTFAKSFDLVPLSGLVLQGGQISEIVKISVMIFFLGLQIAFPVIAVILVGDVALGIIARTVPRLNIFQVGFALKIVIGLFTFKLLLGPIMDLIIKILGDSVSQITTFIGTMAR, encoded by the coding sequence ATGACCGAAGCGGATTTTCTCTCCTACGTCGGGCTGTTTCTGATCGGGATGGTCCGGTTTTCCGGCTTTTTTCTCAACGTGCCCGTGTTTGGCGAGTCCGTCATCCCGATGCGCGTGAAGGCCGGGCTCTCGGCCCTCTGCTCGGCGCTCCTGCTCCCCCATCTTCATGCGACCCAGGTGCTTCCGCAGTTGTCTGTTCCCGGATACGGGCTCATGATCATACGCGAGCTGGCCCTGGGCTTCACGATCGGGTTCGTCGTCCTGATGTCGGTCGAGTGCTTCAAGTTCGCCGGCGAACTGATCGGCATGCAGATCGGTTTTTCGTTCGTCCAGGTCACGGACCCGGAGTCGTCGAAAAGCGTCTCTATCGTCAGCGAATTTCTGCAGATTTTCATGGCGCTGCTGTTCCTGATCCTCGGCGGGCACCTGCTGCTGCTGGGGACGTTCGCGAAAAGTTTCGACCTCGTTCCCCTTTCCGGTCTCGTGCTTCAGGGCGGCCAGATATCCGAGATCGTGAAAATATCCGTCATGATCTTTTTTCTGGGTCTCCAGATCGCATTTCCCGTGATAGCCGTGATTCTGGTCGGGGACGTCGCGCTCGGCATCATCGCCCGTACCGTGCCCCGCCTGAACATTTTCCAGGTGGGATTCGCGCTCAAGATCGTCATCGGCCTGTTCACCTTCAAGCTTCTCCTCGGGCCGATCATGGACCTCATCATCAAGATCCTGGGCGACAGCGTCTCCCAGATCACCACCTTCATCGGGACGATGGCGAGATGA
- a CDS encoding flagellar biosynthetic protein FliQ, whose translation MTEFTLLEIMKETIHLSFMVALPMLAVGTIVGVIISIIQTATSIQDQSLSFIPKLLATFATLVAFGPWMLKTMMAFTIRLLGDLQMFAR comes from the coding sequence ATGACCGAATTCACCCTGCTGGAGATCATGAAGGAAACGATCCACCTCTCGTTCATGGTCGCCCTTCCCATGCTCGCCGTCGGCACCATCGTCGGCGTCATCATCAGCATCATCCAGACCGCCACATCGATCCAGGACCAGAGCCTCTCCTTCATTCCGAAGCTGCTGGCGACCTTCGCGACCCTGGTCGCGTTCGGCCCCTGGATGCTCAAGACCATGATGGCGTTCACCATCAGGCTGCTCGGCGACCTTCAGATGTTCGCACGCTGA
- the fliP gene encoding flagellar type III secretion system pore protein FliP (The bacterial flagellar biogenesis protein FliP forms a type III secretion system (T3SS)-type pore required for flagellar assembly.) — protein MSWRAYCTDFLHRARARSLVVFLVLATLMLCSGALHAQAGNPANPRAKIDVEDRTRVEKIEPADTPFPIPRIRVDIDPSRERGQIGTGLQVLLLLTILSLAPSILIMLTSFTRILIVLNFVRRALTTQQEPSNQILIGLALFITFFTMSPVIDQVYKQAVVPFTNRQIDYIEAYNRGIKPVRNFMFQHVREADLKLFAGMEGGAKPKTRNELSTMALIPAFITSEIRAAFQMGVIIYLPFLIIDLVVASVLMSMGMIMLPPVMISMPFKILLFVMVDGWNLVIKSLVVSFGGNA, from the coding sequence ATGTCGTGGCGTGCATACTGCACAGACTTTCTTCACCGCGCACGGGCACGAAGCCTCGTCGTCTTTCTCGTCCTGGCAACCCTGATGCTCTGCTCCGGCGCTCTCCACGCGCAGGCCGGGAATCCAGCGAACCCGCGCGCGAAAATCGACGTCGAGGACAGGACGCGGGTCGAGAAAATTGAACCGGCCGACACGCCGTTTCCCATACCGCGAATACGCGTCGATATAGATCCATCCAGGGAACGCGGCCAGATCGGGACGGGGCTCCAGGTCCTCCTGCTCCTGACGATTCTCAGCCTCGCGCCGTCGATCCTGATCATGCTGACGAGCTTCACGCGGATTCTCATCGTGCTGAACTTCGTCCGCCGCGCCCTGACGACCCAGCAGGAACCGAGCAACCAGATTCTCATCGGCCTGGCGCTGTTCATCACCTTCTTCACGATGTCGCCCGTCATCGACCAGGTCTACAAGCAGGCCGTGGTGCCCTTCACGAACAGGCAGATCGATTATATCGAGGCGTATAACCGCGGCATCAAGCCCGTCAGGAACTTCATGTTCCAGCACGTGCGCGAGGCCGATCTCAAGCTGTTCGCAGGAATGGAGGGCGGCGCCAAGCCGAAAACGAGGAACGAGCTCAGCACGATGGCGCTGATCCCGGCGTTCATCACCAGTGAGATTCGTGCCGCGTTCCAGATGGGCGTCATCATCTACCTGCCGTTCCTGATCATCGACCTGGTCGTCGCGAGCGTGCTGATGTCGATGGGCATGATCATGCTGCCCCCCGTCATGATCTCGATGCCCTTCAAGATCCTGCTGTTCGTCATGGTGGACGGCTGGAACCTGGTCATCAAATCGCTTGTCGTGAGCTTCGGGGGCAACGCATGA
- a CDS encoding flagellar biosynthetic protein FliO gives MIAALRPAGLFLFAFILFSSISYAAGTASDAARPDRSAPPPALATSQGSAFAVAAASESTDLPLFSRGETTAASPFLNDPDPVSTTLSILTSLALIVGMIVAVTWVLQKRHGLSGTACGRTLGILPIDGRRFIYIVDIMGRILVLGVTEHHISMLCEITDRALIDSLRIQPGGAPTVPGLDKVFAFLKRSAVKPASENTSAPEEPSDVSFADHTRKAQERIRKMEDMILRRPDSDDDGRP, from the coding sequence ATGATCGCCGCGCTCCGGCCTGCCGGGCTTTTTTTATTTGCCTTCATTTTATTTTCGTCAATATCTTACGCCGCCGGCACGGCATCGGACGCGGCGAGGCCGGACCGTTCGGCTCCTCCGCCCGCCCTCGCGACCTCTCAGGGAAGCGCGTTCGCCGTGGCCGCCGCAAGCGAATCGACGGACCTGCCTCTGTTTTCCCGCGGGGAAACGACCGCCGCATCCCCGTTTCTGAACGACCCCGATCCGGTTTCCACGACTCTCAGCATCCTGACGTCGCTCGCCCTGATCGTGGGAATGATCGTCGCCGTGACATGGGTTCTCCAGAAGCGGCACGGCCTGTCGGGGACGGCGTGCGGGCGCACGCTCGGCATTCTTCCGATCGACGGCCGCCGGTTCATCTACATCGTCGACATCATGGGGCGTATCCTGGTGCTCGGGGTAACGGAGCATCACATCTCGATGCTGTGCGAGATCACGGACCGCGCTCTCATCGACTCGCTCCGCATCCAGCCGGGCGGGGCACCTACGGTGCCGGGCCTCGACAAGGTGTTCGCCTTTCTGAAGCGGAGCGCCGTGAAGCCGGCCTCTGAGAACACGTCCGCCCCGGAGGAGCCGTCCGATGTCTCGTTCGCCGACCACACCAGGAAGGCGCAGGAACGCATCCGTAAAATGGAGGACATGATCCTCCGCCGCCCGGATTCGGACGACGACGGCCGGCCATAG
- a CDS encoding response regulator, with amino-acid sequence MSKTVLIVDDAAFMRMMIKDILTKNGYQVLGEAQTGKEAVEMYQKLKPDLVTMDITMPEMNGIDAVRAIKGIDASARIIMCSAMGQQAMVIDAIQAGARDFIVKPFQPNRVLEAVQKALR; translated from the coding sequence ATGTCGAAGACCGTACTGATCGTTGATGATGCGGCCTTCATGCGCATGATGATCAAGGATATCCTGACGAAAAACGGGTATCAGGTTCTCGGCGAGGCCCAGACCGGAAAAGAAGCCGTCGAGATGTATCAGAAGCTGAAGCCCGACCTCGTCACCATGGATATCACGATGCCGGAAATGAACGGGATAGACGCCGTGCGCGCCATCAAGGGCATCGACGCCTCCGCCCGGATCATCATGTGTAGCGCCATGGGCCAGCAAGCCATGGTCATCGATGCGATCCAGGCCGGCGCACGGGATTTCATCGTCAAGCCGTTCCAGCCGAACCGCGTCCTCGAAGCTGTGCAGAAAGCCCTCCGCTGA
- the fliN gene encoding flagellar motor switch protein FliN, with amino-acid sequence MTDLLSQEEIDALLHSGGAGDSGASPAPASGGSGGKSVADLISQEAIAQLSEVAKLSLGATSSVVQMLLNKPVEINLEQIRVISYGTLASESGDEEFIIAKIAYVEGFDGNSYLLLKKQIAAIIGDLMMGQDGSNAQFQDMHKSAVGEMMNQMMGKTTTTLSEVFKKRVDIAPPQVEMVTFAVTPPPMPDFGSEAHFLRIGFRVKIGDIIETEMIQLQPIEFARLMASELTKPQKVEPRKAPPPPPPGPLPTAAPMPAAAMGGMGMPGMGMPGAMPGPMPTPMSGPAPQGMPGMQGMPGMQGIPMQPGMPGMGMPGMGMPGMPSMHGTPAEFGMLQMPMGMGLQSNIDLLLDVPLQITVELGRTRMLIKDVLELGIGSVVELNKLAGEAVEVFVNNKLIAKGEVVVIDENFAVRITSIVNPQDRLQAL; translated from the coding sequence GTGACTGATCTACTCTCGCAAGAAGAAATCGACGCCCTGCTTCACAGCGGCGGCGCAGGAGACAGCGGCGCATCCCCGGCACCGGCTTCCGGCGGCAGCGGCGGCAAGAGCGTTGCCGATCTGATTTCCCAGGAAGCGATCGCGCAGCTTTCCGAGGTCGCGAAACTGTCCCTGGGAGCCACGTCCTCCGTCGTCCAGATGCTGCTCAACAAGCCCGTCGAGATCAATCTCGAACAGATCCGTGTCATCAGCTACGGCACGCTGGCCTCGGAAAGCGGCGACGAGGAGTTCATCATCGCCAAGATCGCCTACGTCGAAGGGTTCGACGGGAACTCCTACCTCCTGCTGAAGAAACAGATCGCCGCGATCATCGGGGACCTGATGATGGGGCAGGACGGCTCGAACGCCCAGTTCCAGGACATGCACAAGTCGGCCGTGGGCGAGATGATGAACCAGATGATGGGCAAGACGACCACGACCCTGTCCGAGGTGTTCAAGAAGCGGGTCGACATCGCCCCGCCCCAGGTCGAGATGGTCACGTTTGCCGTCACCCCGCCGCCGATGCCGGATTTCGGAAGCGAGGCGCACTTCCTTCGCATCGGGTTCCGCGTGAAAATCGGCGATATCATCGAGACCGAGATGATCCAGCTCCAGCCCATCGAGTTCGCGAGGCTCATGGCGTCGGAGTTGACCAAGCCGCAGAAGGTTGAGCCGAGAAAGGCCCCGCCGCCCCCGCCGCCGGGGCCTCTTCCGACCGCCGCCCCGATGCCTGCCGCCGCGATGGGGGGAATGGGGATGCCGGGAATGGGAATGCCGGGTGCCATGCCGGGCCCGATGCCTACCCCCATGAGCGGCCCCGCTCCCCAAGGGATGCCGGGAATGCAGGGGATGCCGGGAATGCAGGGGATTCCCATGCAGCCGGGCATGCCCGGGATGGGGATGCCGGGGATGGGCATGCCCGGCATGCCTTCGATGCACGGAACGCCGGCAGAGTTCGGCATGCTCCAGATGCCCATGGGAATGGGTCTTCAGTCGAACATCGACCTGCTGCTCGACGTTCCCCTGCAGATCACGGTCGAACTCGGGCGCACCCGCATGCTCATCAAAGATGTGCTTGAATTGGGAATAGGTTCTGTAGTAGAGTTGAACAAACTCGCGGGTGAGGCCGTCGAGGTTTTCGTGAACAACAAGCTGATCGCAAAAGGCGAAGTGGTTGTCATAGATGAGAATTTCGCGGTGAGGATCACGAGTATCGTGAACCCGCAGGACAGGCTTCAGGCACTCTAA
- the fliM gene encoding flagellar motor switch protein FliM, with product MVDTLSQNEIDALLSALNTGGGAAEKPAAAGGVESVGGAVGGEGKPEREKPKKGKIYDFKRQTKFSKEQLGTIQLIHETFARLVGTDLSTQLRAYAQATIISVDQLTFEELIRSIYSPTFIAAFKSERLDGKGLIDINLNVVFTILDRLLGGNGTPLGTLRQLTDVEKQIMHKLMNRIILERLREAWINVVDLSPSIELIESNPQFAQIVPPNDMVLSVVIEIKIHDVTGTMTLCIPYNTVESIASKFNAASWFAAVRKEPLTTNYDAITSQVKAVNLPVVAELGTQTVTLQDVLTLQPGDLLVLDQLVKEDLNIRVGNRVKFRGRPGIVGKKMAVSITQLLSSHEEDEL from the coding sequence ATGGTCGACACCTTATCACAGAACGAAATAGACGCCCTGTTATCGGCCCTGAACACCGGCGGCGGAGCCGCCGAAAAGCCTGCGGCCGCGGGCGGCGTCGAGTCCGTCGGAGGGGCGGTCGGAGGCGAGGGAAAGCCCGAGCGTGAAAAGCCCAAGAAGGGCAAAATCTACGATTTCAAGCGCCAGACGAAGTTCTCCAAGGAACAGCTCGGAACGATCCAGCTGATACACGAGACCTTCGCGCGCCTCGTCGGCACCGATCTGTCGACCCAGCTCCGCGCCTACGCGCAGGCGACGATCATCTCGGTCGATCAACTGACGTTCGAGGAGCTGATCCGTTCGATCTATTCGCCGACCTTCATCGCCGCCTTCAAATCCGAACGACTCGACGGCAAGGGCCTGATCGACATCAATCTCAACGTCGTCTTCACGATCCTCGACCGGCTTCTCGGCGGCAACGGAACGCCCCTCGGCACGCTTCGCCAGCTGACCGACGTCGAGAAGCAGATCATGCACAAACTGATGAACCGCATCATTCTCGAGCGGCTGCGCGAGGCCTGGATCAACGTCGTCGATCTCTCCCCTTCGATCGAGCTGATCGAGTCCAACCCGCAGTTCGCGCAGATCGTGCCGCCGAACGACATGGTGCTCTCCGTCGTCATCGAGATCAAGATCCACGACGTCACGGGCACGATGACGCTGTGCATTCCCTACAATACCGTCGAATCGATCGCCTCGAAGTTCAACGCCGCCTCCTGGTTCGCGGCCGTCCGCAAGGAACCGCTGACGACGAACTACGATGCGATCACCAGCCAGGTCAAGGCCGTGAACCTGCCCGTCGTCGCCGAGCTCGGCACGCAGACGGTGACGTTGCAGGACGTCCTGACCCTCCAGCCGGGCGATCTTCTCGTCCTGGACCAACTCGTGAAGGAAGATTTGAACATCCGTGTGGGAAATCGTGTGAAATTTCGTGGCCGCCCCGGCATCGTGGGTAAAAAGATGGCCGTATCAATCACCCAGCTTCTGAGCAGCCACGAGGAGGACGAATTGTGA
- a CDS encoding flagellar basal body-associated FliL family protein — protein MSPKTKYILIGVAVLALILIVVGIAWMTSKKAKGGGPAHEPAPPTQEQIQTAPKMGRFSLGEFTATTRDEELHYIKIEVEIGYIGNLEKELEERKGELRDAVTTILMKLNIQRAKEDYIDHFLHKDIEKQLNAILGKSSSESRIVKIFIPVFLIN, from the coding sequence ATGTCACCTAAAACCAAATACATCCTGATCGGAGTCGCCGTTCTGGCACTCATCCTTATCGTCGTCGGCATCGCCTGGATGACCAGCAAGAAGGCGAAGGGCGGCGGTCCGGCCCACGAACCCGCCCCTCCGACGCAGGAGCAGATCCAGACGGCCCCGAAAATGGGACGGTTTTCGCTCGGAGAGTTCACCGCCACGACCCGCGACGAAGAACTTCACTACATCAAGATCGAAGTCGAGATCGGGTATATCGGCAATCTCGAAAAGGAGCTCGAGGAGCGGAAAGGCGAACTTCGTGACGCCGTCACGACGATCCTCATGAAGCTGAACATCCAGCGCGCGAAGGAAGACTATATCGACCATTTCCTGCACAAGGACATCGAGAAACAGCTCAACGCGATTCTCGGAAAATCCTCTTCCGAAAGCCGCATCGTGAAAATATTTATACCGGTATTTCTCATCAACTGA
- a CDS encoding flagellar FlbD family protein, producing the protein MIRLTRLNGRSFFLNPELIENIETTPDTVITLTNGRTYMVRETSDLVRKRVIRYRRLIFYRLPQIRSRRPPEMPAA; encoded by the coding sequence ATGATCAGACTCACACGTCTCAACGGTCGCTCTTTTTTCCTGAATCCCGAGCTGATCGAAAACATCGAAACCACGCCCGACACCGTCATCACCCTGACGAACGGACGAACCTACATGGTCCGCGAGACGAGCGATCTCGTCCGGAAACGGGTGATCAGGTATCGCCGTCTGATCTTCTACAGACTGCCCCAGATCCGCTCCAGGCGGCCTCCGGAAATGCCGGCGGCATGA
- a CDS encoding flagellar hook-basal body complex protein → MMRSLFTGVTGLKQNQTKMDVLSNNIANVNTTGFKRGRAMFEDLFCQTIRNAQQSFGPYGGLNPMQVGLGAKLGSIDTIMEQGATETTGKNTDLAIEGGGFFVIDGGGGRQLFTRDGNFNLNSSYDLVMGTSGYKVQGWMATQNPKTGNLELSDTGTVPTNINTVRYLKKHAHQTNNISYASNLDSSSDERDIEFGVNTLTYLDTAGNYQNLQFKFKKIDSQNWIWTAVDDTEGNVATGTIKTDKDGKVIASTVDPAAADSTLGHAYFTYDPDGIPVSATATNLVNTVTNDGANGSCPGVIASGSEIRDETVTVIFDGGDPTRATSYRVVGSVRGFIGSGILGGTNATIEGGVMSLTAGKWKPNADLSFTITDNYYNPPRSARVEFAGSTDPNGPTYTPAQIIATINNQMANNGLNAIATYDSVTNKMSITSRQTGADQSLTLNGVTNLSDFSGLGLLSRSGSTLTTPQIELPVVSIPWLPTSDVSFDVIDTEGKTATVTFPTNLAPGYTRGDITRIIQEKLNAANLSATAQFQDNTLIIAGTNPGEDQQVTIKNAVNLDLLTVAPFQTTVKGTGAAEPEVLADLTPTSQNGTDTTAPQFTFSSGLAARKSELWDMAGDQWNPMTNVSFSVTDTAGNVATINFDGATVYTRADIVNTINVALAAQGVDATASFTDSDGDGTDETLLITGNTVGAGETLTIADRGGLNQLGLEIPTLWNMATDQWDPSRDVSFTITDKNGHSALITFNDLVEGNNRIYNRGEILSTINSKLAANNVAAYAQFVDSNNDSIPDQLAITGTGSGLGELIQIGGENPEQLGFINGTVVHGQAATSRFNLGGLDFTLNEGSIPWVPNDTMTMTTTAEKGQSESVKIYVPTPSSDELTFVAKVGTTETKISGALNKGQTHTTSITIYDSLGSSHELVTTWEHTNKATHEWQYKISYGKSDPEIVNWLKDPQNGVVDPQDPTDEELERANNALISGRTGTCYFTNQGKIDIAKSIVNEISMTPAGSNKVTIKLNMDLITQFDSAFTTKARDQDGYEMGLLESIYFEQDGTIRGVYSNGQKQPIGQVALATFNNPGGLEKTGSNMYAYSPNSGLAIIGRPAEGERGSILARSLEMSNVDIAEEFTNLIVTQRAFQASSRIITTSDEILQEVVNLKR, encoded by the coding sequence ATGATGCGATCACTTTTCACGGGAGTTACGGGGCTCAAGCAGAACCAGACGAAAATGGACGTGCTGAGCAACAACATCGCCAACGTCAACACGACCGGTTTCAAGCGCGGTCGCGCGATGTTCGAAGATCTCTTCTGCCAGACCATTCGCAACGCGCAGCAGTCGTTCGGCCCGTATGGCGGCCTCAACCCCATGCAGGTCGGCCTGGGAGCCAAGCTCGGCTCCATCGACACCATCATGGAACAGGGCGCCACCGAGACGACCGGCAAGAACACCGACCTCGCCATCGAAGGCGGCGGCTTCTTCGTCATCGACGGGGGCGGCGGCCGGCAGCTGTTCACCCGCGACGGGAACTTCAACCTGAACAGCAGCTACGACCTGGTCATGGGCACCAGCGGCTACAAGGTCCAGGGCTGGATGGCCACGCAGAATCCCAAGACGGGGAATCTCGAGCTGTCCGACACCGGAACCGTCCCTACCAATATCAATACCGTTCGCTATCTCAAGAAGCACGCGCACCAGACGAATAATATCAGCTATGCTTCGAACCTCGACAGCAGTTCGGACGAGCGCGACATCGAGTTCGGCGTGAACACGCTGACCTATCTCGACACCGCGGGCAACTACCAGAACCTCCAGTTCAAGTTCAAGAAGATCGACTCGCAGAACTGGATCTGGACCGCCGTCGACGACACCGAGGGCAACGTCGCCACCGGCACGATCAAGACCGACAAGGACGGCAAGGTCATTGCGAGCACGGTCGATCCGGCCGCCGCCGACAGCACGCTCGGTCACGCCTATTTCACCTACGATCCCGACGGCATCCCCGTCTCGGCCACCGCGACCAATCTGGTCAACACCGTCACCAACGACGGCGCGAACGGCTCCTGCCCCGGCGTCATCGCGTCGGGCAGCGAGATCAGGGACGAAACCGTCACGGTCATCTTCGACGGCGGCGACCCGACCCGCGCGACCTCGTACCGCGTCGTCGGCTCCGTCCGCGGCTTCATCGGCTCCGGCATCCTGGGCGGCACCAACGCCACGATCGAAGGCGGCGTCATGTCGCTGACGGCCGGCAAATGGAAGCCGAACGCGGACCTCAGCTTCACCATCACCGACAACTACTACAATCCTCCCCGCTCGGCGAGAGTCGAGTTCGCCGGCAGCACCGATCCGAACGGCCCCACCTACACGCCGGCCCAGATCATCGCCACGATCAACAACCAAATGGCGAACAACGGACTGAACGCGATCGCCACCTACGACTCCGTCACGAACAAGATGTCGATCACCAGCCGCCAGACAGGCGCCGACCAGAGCCTGACCCTCAACGGCGTCACCAATCTGAGCGACTTCTCGGGGCTGGGCCTGCTGAGCCGCTCCGGCTCGACGCTGACCACACCGCAGATCGAGCTTCCCGTCGTCTCGATCCCCTGGCTGCCCACGTCCGACGTCAGCTTCGACGTCATCGACACCGAAGGAAAAACCGCCACGGTCACTTTTCCGACGAACCTCGCCCCCGGCTACACCCGCGGAGACATCACCCGGATCATCCAGGAAAAGCTGAATGCGGCGAACCTGTCGGCCACGGCCCAGTTCCAGGACAACACCCTGATCATCGCGGGAACGAATCCCGGCGAAGACCAGCAGGTCACCATCAAGAACGCCGTGAATCTCGATCTGCTGACCGTCGCGCCGTTCCAGACCACCGTCAAGGGAACCGGCGCCGCGGAGCCTGAAGTGCTCGCGGACCTCACACCCACCTCCCAGAACGGAACCGACACGACCGCCCCCCAGTTCACCTTCAGTTCCGGCCTGGCCGCACGCAAGAGCGAGCTCTGGGACATGGCCGGCGACCAGTGGAATCCGATGACCAACGTCTCGTTCAGCGTGACCGATACGGCCGGAAACGTTGCAACGATCAACTTCGACGGCGCCACCGTCTACACCCGCGCCGACATCGTCAATACGATCAACGTCGCCCTCGCCGCCCAGGGCGTCGATGCGACCGCTTCGTTCACCGATTCTGACGGCGACGGCACCGACGAAACGCTCCTGATCACCGGAAACACGGTCGGCGCCGGCGAGACGCTGACCATCGCGGATCGCGGCGGCCTCAACCAGCTTGGCCTCGAAATTCCCACCCTCTGGAACATGGCCACGGACCAGTGGGATCCGTCGCGCGACGTCAGCTTTACGATCACCGACAAGAACGGCCACTCGGCCCTCATCACCTTCAACGATCTGGTCGAAGGCAACAACCGCATCTACAACCGCGGCGAGATTCTCTCGACCATCAACTCGAAACTGGCCGCGAACAACGTCGCCGCCTACGCGCAGTTCGTCGACTCGAACAACGACAGCATTCCCGACCAGCTCGCGATCACCGGCACCGGGAGCGGCCTCGGCGAGCTGATCCAGATCGGAGGCGAGAATCCCGAGCAGCTCGGCTTCATCAACGGCACCGTCGTTCACGGACAGGCGGCGACCAGCCGGTTCAATCTCGGCGGTCTCGACTTCACCCTGAACGAAGGAAGCATCCCGTGGGTGCCGAACGACACGATGACGATGACCACGACGGCCGAGAAGGGCCAGTCGGAAAGCGTGAAAATCTACGTTCCCACCCCCTCGTCCGACGAACTGACCTTCGTCGCCAAGGTCGGAACGACCGAAACCAAGATCTCCGGAGCGCTGAACAAGGGGCAAACCCACACGACCAGCATCACGATCTACGATTCGCTCGGCAGTTCCCACGAACTGGTGACGACCTGGGAACATACGAACAAGGCCACGCACGAGTGGCAGTACAAGATTTCCTACGGGAAAAGCGACCCCGAAATCGTGAACTGGCTGAAGGACCCGCAGAACGGCGTCGTCGACCCGCAAGATCCGACCGATGAAGAACTCGAACGGGCAAACAACGCCCTGATCTCCGGCCGCACCGGCACCTGCTACTTCACCAATCAGGGCAAGATCGACATCGCCAAATCCATCGTGAACGAGATCAGTATGACCCCGGCCGGGAGCAACAAGGTCACGATCAAGCTCAACATGGATCTCATCACCCAGTTCGACTCCGCCTTCACGACCAAGGCCCGCGACCAGGACGGCTACGAGATGGGACTCCTCGAAAGCATCTACTTCGAGCAGGACGGCACCATTCGCGGCGTGTATTCGAACGGGCAGAAGCAGCCGATCGGCCAGGTGGCGCTCGCGACGTTCAACAACCCCGGCGGCCTCGAGAAGACCGGCTCGAACATGTATGCCTATTCCCCCAACTCCGGTCTCGCGATCATCGGCCGGCCGGCGGAAGGCGAGCGAGGTTCGATCCTCGCCAGGTCTCTCGAAATGAGCAACGTCGACATCGCCGAGGAGTTCACCAATCTGATCGTTACGCAGCGGGCCTTCCAGGCGAGTTCCAGAATCATCACGACCTCGGACGAAATTCTCCAGGAAGTCGTGAACCTCAAGCGTTAA
- a CDS encoding flagellar biosynthesis protein, producing the protein MDPRFSIGPITPTRTATPSAAVKPNAVNGNGFDLALREVLTRTTGLRSGLNVTAHAEKRLQERNIPFDTETKQLLGEALDELQAKGARDSLVLTGNAAFVVNVPTRTLVTAMDPADLRDRIVTQIDSVSIKHHA; encoded by the coding sequence ATGGATCCAAGATTCAGTATAGGTCCGATCACCCCCACACGCACCGCGACGCCATCCGCTGCGGTGAAGCCGAATGCCGTCAACGGAAACGGGTTCGACCTGGCGCTGCGGGAAGTCCTGACGCGGACCACCGGCCTCCGGAGCGGCCTGAACGTGACGGCGCACGCCGAGAAGCGTCTCCAGGAGCGAAATATTCCGTTCGATACGGAAACGAAACAACTCCTGGGCGAAGCCCTCGACGAACTCCAGGCGAAAGGCGCGCGTGACTCGCTCGTCCTGACGGGAAACGCCGCGTTCGTCGTGAACGTGCCGACGCGGACTCTCGTGACCGCGATGGACCCGGCCGATCTGCGAGATAGAATAGTTACACAGATAGATAGCGTGAGCATCAAGCATCACGCATGA
- a CDS encoding flagellar hook capping FlgD N-terminal domain-containing protein, translated as MALELVDTVAPGTMGPSTTRKTKDLDKNAFLLLLTKQMQYQDPLSPMDNTEYVAQMANFSTLEQITNMGKSITQLVSALGQNYKTEAMTYLGMEVNATPSGQVESITGEVTAVRFENGEAVFTVNGQDIKLAEINNVKFPS; from the coding sequence ATGGCTCTCGAGCTCGTTGACACCGTTGCTCCCGGAACAATGGGACCATCAACCACCAGGAAGACCAAAGACCTGGACAAGAACGCGTTTCTGCTGCTGCTGACGAAACAGATGCAGTATCAGGACCCTCTTTCACCGATGGACAACACGGAGTACGTGGCCCAGATGGCGAACTTCTCGACGCTCGAGCAGATCACCAACATGGGCAAATCGATCACCCAGCTCGTCAGCGCTCTTGGCCAGAATTACAAGACCGAGGCGATGACGTATCTGGGAATGGAAGTGAACGCGACGCCGTCGGGCCAGGTCGAGTCGATCACCGGCGAGGTGACGGCGGTCCGGTTCGAAAACGGCGAGGCGGTCTTCACGGTGAACGGGCAGGACATCAAACTGGCCGAGATCAACAACGTCAAGTTCCCGTCCTGA